The following coding sequences lie in one uncultured Bacteroides sp. genomic window:
- the ribD gene encoding bifunctional diaminohydroxyphosphoribosylaminopyrimidine deaminase/5-amino-6-(5-phosphoribosylamino)uracil reductase RibD, translating into MTQEEIYIARCIKLARQGKCGATPNPMVGAVIVCNGKIIGEGYHCKCGEAHAEVNAINSVKDKSRLKQSTIYVSLEPCSHYGKTPPCADLIIKKGIPKVIIGCIDPFAQVSGRGVKKLQDAGIEVVVGVLEQECKELNKQFVTFHSKKRPYIILKWAESADGFIDVTRTGGNPVVLSSPLTSMLVHKRRAEVDAVIVGTRTALLDNPRLNTRNWYGKDPLRVVIDRTLKIPESYHLLDNNICTWVITEKDHADYIQTHYKKLPFTDELLPQLLTELHRNNIQSILVEGGSKLLQSFINKGLWDEAFAEKAEMLLVDGVKAPIISGKEYFIDTHFNTPIWHYFNENKPLDKE; encoded by the coding sequence ATGACGCAAGAAGAAATATATATAGCCCGTTGCATCAAGTTAGCAAGGCAAGGAAAATGTGGCGCTACTCCCAATCCCATGGTTGGAGCGGTGATTGTGTGCAATGGTAAAATAATTGGTGAGGGATACCATTGCAAATGCGGTGAAGCACATGCCGAAGTAAATGCCATAAATTCAGTTAAAGACAAATCCAGATTAAAGCAATCAACCATCTATGTGAGCCTGGAACCTTGCTCCCATTACGGAAAAACTCCCCCATGCGCTGATCTGATTATCAAAAAAGGGATTCCCAAAGTGATTATTGGTTGTATAGATCCTTTCGCTCAAGTCTCCGGACGTGGAGTAAAGAAGCTGCAGGATGCTGGAATTGAAGTGGTAGTAGGAGTCCTGGAGCAGGAATGCAAGGAACTTAACAAACAATTTGTTACATTTCATTCCAAGAAGCGTCCATATATTATTTTAAAATGGGCTGAATCTGCAGATGGGTTCATCGATGTAACGCGAACCGGTGGGAATCCGGTAGTACTTTCCAGCCCACTGACCAGCATGCTTGTACATAAAAGACGTGCAGAAGTAGATGCAGTTATTGTTGGTACCCGAACAGCCCTTTTAGATAATCCCAGGCTTAACACAAGAAACTGGTACGGAAAAGATCCTTTACGTGTTGTAATAGATAGAACCCTGAAAATTCCGGAAAGTTATCATCTGCTTGACAACAATATATGTACATGGGTAATCACTGAAAAAGATCATGCCGATTATATTCAAACACATTATAAGAAGCTGCCATTCACAGATGAGCTGCTTCCCCAATTACTGACTGAACTTCACAGGAACAATATCCAGTCCATATTAGTTGAAGGAGGAAGTAAATTGTTGCAATCATTTATCAATAAGGGACTATGGGACGAAGCTTTTGCAGAAAAGGCTGAAATGCTTCTAGTTGACGGAGTAAAGGCTCCGATTATCAGTGGAAAAGAATATTTTATCGATACCCATTTCAACACTCCTATCTGGCATTATTTTAATGAGAATAAACCTTTAGATAAGGAATGA
- a CDS encoding DUF6242 domain-containing protein translates to MKIHFLSIIVSFFITSLAFTSCLNSDNAIDYVTDPTIKSFSFDSIQIDSTHTALGKKYLFSIDQIGQGDTAFIFNKDSLPVNTKLSKVKINISTSGQVTYIKHGKDTLLYAKDTLDFTQPICFKVYASNSDGTAITKIYKISINVHKMDPDSLNWGTNPFYTGTGIIGKQKSLIFNDKVFVFTDDGSTQIKVTSSAVSNGKSWTSLQAINGISGKADYSSVASFNNKLYIVADGNVYESANGSDWAINNGLSDHVKTLLTSFDGRLAGIKTAGSDTKFCVTTDGQTWETGETVPVSFPTTNISTTSYSLRTNANIHRAILMGDNTSLGINDTIAVPWSTFDGKEWVDLSTSTNYCPKTSNISIIHYNNKFYAFGGSGNTGFNTFYVSEEGRIWKKVEEKVCFPASFMGRAEYSYVINSSNYIWIIWSKTNQKNDEIWKGRINSLGFITQ, encoded by the coding sequence ATGAAAATACATTTCCTATCAATCATAGTCAGTTTCTTCATTACATCACTTGCTTTCACCTCTTGTTTGAACTCTGATAACGCAATTGATTATGTGACTGACCCTACAATTAAGAGTTTTTCTTTTGATTCAATTCAGATTGATTCCACTCATACTGCCCTTGGAAAAAAATATCTATTCTCTATTGATCAGATTGGGCAAGGTGATACAGCCTTTATATTTAATAAAGATTCTCTACCGGTTAACACAAAGTTATCGAAAGTAAAGATCAATATTTCAACTTCCGGACAAGTTACTTACATAAAGCATGGAAAAGACACTCTTTTATATGCAAAAGATACATTAGATTTCACTCAACCAATATGTTTCAAAGTTTACGCATCTAATTCAGACGGAACAGCAATAACAAAGATTTATAAAATCTCCATCAACGTACATAAAATGGATCCGGATTCTCTTAACTGGGGAACAAATCCTTTCTATACAGGAACCGGAATTATCGGAAAACAAAAGAGCCTGATCTTCAACGATAAGGTATTTGTCTTTACTGATGATGGCAGTACTCAGATAAAAGTAACCTCTTCTGCCGTAAGCAATGGAAAAAGCTGGACTTCCTTACAAGCCATCAATGGCATTAGCGGAAAAGCCGATTATTCATCCGTTGCATCGTTCAACAACAAACTCTATATCGTAGCTGATGGGAATGTTTATGAATCAGCCAATGGGTCCGACTGGGCTATCAATAACGGATTAAGTGACCATGTAAAAACATTGCTTACTTCTTTCGACGGACGCTTAGCCGGAATCAAAACAGCTGGTTCAGATACTAAATTCTGCGTAACTACTGACGGACAAACCTGGGAAACCGGTGAAACTGTACCGGTTAGCTTCCCTACCACAAACATTTCGACCACATCATATTCATTAAGAACAAACGCAAACATTCATAGGGCAATTCTAATGGGCGATAATACTTCATTAGGAATTAACGATACAATCGCTGTTCCTTGGTCTACGTTTGATGGGAAAGAGTGGGTTGATCTAAGCACAAGTACAAATTATTGTCCTAAAACAAGCAATATCTCTATAATACATTATAACAATAAATTCTATGCATTTGGAGGTTCGGGGAACACTGGTTTTAATACATTTTATGTATCAGAAGAAGGACGAATCTGGAAAAAAGTAGAAGAGAAAGTTTGTTTCCCTGCTTCCTTTATGGGAAGAGCAGAGTACTCGTATGTTATAAATAGCAGCAATTATATATGGATAATATGGAGTAAGACCAATCAAAAGAATGATGAAATCTGGAAAGGGAGAATCAATTCTTTGGGTTTTATTACTCAATAA
- a CDS encoding DUF6089 family protein: MAFINKTLIIFALLTFSSSLFVQAQEDEYRMEAGGMLGGSFYMGDANTSVPFKNLQFAGGAMARYILNPHMALKANLTMARISGNTEYFDNKYPGGQQVSFKRNLFDLGAQFEYNFWGYGISPEYKGNRKFTPYILGGMGFTFAPAPAKGIFTVNYPIGVGVKYKITQRLNIGCEMTMRFSLSDNLDVTSKNGLILNDPYNIKGMGIKNKDSYSFTTVFVTYDLFPKCKTCNNL, from the coding sequence ATGGCATTTATTAATAAAACGCTCATTATATTTGCATTGTTAACTTTCTCATCGTCCTTATTTGTTCAGGCACAAGAGGATGAATACAGAATGGAAGCAGGAGGCATGCTCGGAGGTAGTTTTTATATGGGAGACGCAAATACATCTGTCCCTTTTAAAAACTTACAATTTGCCGGGGGAGCTATGGCGAGATATATACTTAATCCGCACATGGCATTAAAGGCAAACTTAACTATGGCAAGGATATCCGGTAATACGGAATACTTTGATAATAAATATCCAGGAGGCCAGCAAGTGAGTTTTAAACGAAACCTTTTTGATCTGGGCGCTCAGTTTGAGTATAATTTCTGGGGATACGGAATTAGTCCGGAGTATAAAGGCAACAGAAAATTCACTCCTTATATATTGGGAGGAATGGGATTTACCTTTGCACCGGCACCAGCCAAGGGAATTTTTACAGTAAATTATCCGATTGGGGTTGGTGTTAAATATAAAATAACTCAGCGGCTGAATATTGGTTGTGAAATGACCATGAGATTTAGTTTATCTGACAATCTGGACGTAACCAGCAAAAATGGATTAATATTAAATGATCCATACAATATAAAAGGAATGGGAATTAAGAACAAGGACAGTTACTCTTTTACAACAGTATTCGTGACCTACGATCTTTTCCCGAAATGCAAGACATGTAATAATTTATAA
- a CDS encoding isoprenyl transferase, producing the protein MTYSDEIDINRIPKHIAIIMDGNGRWAKQRGKERSFGHQAGAETVHIIAEEAARLGVKYLTLYTFSTENWSRPANEVAAIMALLFDSIEEEIFMKNNISFRIIGNTDMLPEDVRNSLNHCIERTSSNTGMCLVLALSYSSRWELTESTKQIAKEVQQGKLSIEQITDECISSHLTTDFMPDPDLLIRTGGELRLSNYLLWQCAYSELYFCETFWPDFKEEEFRKAICEFQKRERRFGKTSEQI; encoded by the coding sequence ATGACATATAGTGATGAAATAGATATTAATCGGATACCTAAGCATATTGCAATAATAATGGACGGCAATGGAAGATGGGCGAAGCAACGTGGAAAAGAGCGTAGTTTCGGGCATCAGGCTGGCGCCGAGACTGTACACATTATTGCTGAAGAGGCAGCAAGGTTAGGGGTTAAATATCTTACTTTATATACTTTTTCAACAGAGAACTGGAGCAGACCAGCTAATGAAGTAGCCGCAATCATGGCACTTTTATTTGATTCTATTGAAGAAGAAATTTTCATGAAAAACAATATAAGCTTCCGCATTATTGGCAACACTGATATGTTGCCCGAGGATGTGAGAAACAGCTTAAACCATTGCATCGAGAGAACATCTTCCAATACCGGCATGTGTCTTGTATTAGCGCTAAGCTACTCATCCCGATGGGAATTAACGGAATCAACTAAACAGATAGCTAAAGAGGTCCAGCAAGGGAAACTTTCCATTGAACAGATTACTGATGAATGTATTTCTTCCCATCTGACTACAGACTTTATGCCTGATCCGGACCTTTTAATCCGGACTGGAGGAGAATTACGTCTAAGTAACTATCTGCTGTGGCAATGTGCTTACTCGGAACTTTACTTTTGTGAAACGTTCTGGCCTGATTTCAAAGAAGAAGAATTTAGGAAAGCAATCTGTGAGTTTCAGAAGAGAGAACGCCGTTTTGGAAAAACAAGTGAACAAATATAA
- the bamA gene encoding outer membrane protein assembly factor BamA: MHYRISRILLLTSLSFFTFSGYAQEKSDLVKSEKPVILYSATPKKYEIGGITVSGIKDQEDYLLVGLSGLSVGQVIPVPGDEITQAVKRYMKHGLFSDVHIYATKIEGDKIFLDIALKQRPRISEIHYNGIKKSDREDLEAKLGLVKGSQITPNLVDRAKTLIKKHFDEKGFKNADVVIVQRDDVSDENKVIVDVNIDKKAKIKVNKITIEGNKAITEKKLKRVMKKTNEKGKLVNLFRTKKFVNEKFQEDKQLIIDKYNELGYRDARIVKDSVASHDDKTVDVYLKLEEGDKYYLRNINWVGNTLYTTEYLNFLLRMKKGDVYNQKLLEQRTSSDDDAIGNLYYNNGYLFYTLDPVEINVDNDSIDLEMRIYEGRQATINKIKINGNDRLYENVVRRELRTKPGQLFSKEDLQRSMREISQMGHFNPETIKPDIQPDQTNGTVDIAYNLESKANDQVEFSAGWGQTGVIGKLSLKFTNFSFANLFHPGDNYRGILPQGDGQTLTVSGQTNGTYYQSYSVSFFDPWFGGKRPNSFSVSAFYSKQTDLNSSYYNSTYANSYYNSLYSGYGGYGSYGNNGNVSSAYDPSKSIQMYGLSVGWGKRLRWPDDYFTLSSELSYQKYILKDWQYFPVTNGNCNNISLSLTLARSSSDNPIYPRRGSEFSLSVQATPPYSMVDGVNYSSYNQNNVNDRNKMFKWVEYHKWKFKSKTFTALTDGAKCPVLMTRADFGFLGHYNVNKKSPFETFDMGGDGMTGYSTYATESVALRGYENNSLTPTGLAGYAYTRLGLELRYPLMLESSTSIYALSFVEAGNAWHDIKNFNPFDLKRSAGVGVRIFLPMIGMMGIDWAYGFDKVFGSKQYGGSQFHFILGQEF; this comes from the coding sequence ATGCATTATCGTATTTCCCGAATACTACTATTAACAAGCCTGTCCTTTTTTACATTTTCAGGCTATGCGCAAGAAAAAAGCGATTTAGTAAAGTCTGAGAAGCCAGTAATCCTGTATTCCGCTACGCCAAAGAAATATGAAATTGGTGGAATAACCGTTTCAGGGATTAAAGATCAAGAGGATTACTTGCTCGTAGGTTTATCTGGTCTGTCAGTGGGACAAGTTATACCTGTTCCAGGCGATGAAATAACACAAGCCGTTAAACGATACATGAAACATGGACTCTTTTCAGATGTTCATATCTATGCAACAAAGATAGAGGGGGATAAAATATTTCTTGACATTGCATTAAAGCAACGCCCACGCATCTCTGAAATTCACTATAATGGAATTAAAAAGTCAGATAGAGAAGATTTAGAGGCTAAACTGGGATTGGTAAAAGGAAGCCAAATTACTCCAAACCTGGTTGACCGGGCAAAGACTCTGATTAAAAAACACTTTGATGAAAAGGGTTTCAAGAATGCAGATGTTGTCATCGTTCAACGAGATGATGTATCAGATGAAAACAAAGTTATTGTCGATGTCAATATTGATAAAAAAGCAAAGATAAAAGTCAATAAAATAACGATTGAAGGAAACAAAGCAATCACCGAGAAGAAACTAAAACGAGTGATGAAAAAGACTAACGAGAAAGGGAAACTTGTTAATCTTTTCCGCACGAAGAAATTCGTAAATGAAAAATTCCAGGAAGATAAGCAACTTATTATAGATAAATACAATGAATTGGGATATCGTGACGCGCGAATCGTTAAAGACAGTGTAGCCTCCCACGACGATAAGACGGTTGACGTTTATCTTAAACTAGAAGAAGGAGACAAATATTATCTGAGAAATATTAACTGGGTTGGAAACACACTTTATACTACCGAATACCTGAATTTCTTGCTCCGTATGAAAAAAGGGGATGTTTATAACCAAAAATTATTAGAACAACGTACTTCTTCTGATGATGATGCTATTGGTAATCTGTACTATAACAATGGATATTTGTTCTATACACTGGATCCAGTGGAAATAAACGTAGACAATGACTCTATTGACCTTGAGATGAGAATATATGAAGGTCGTCAGGCTACCATCAATAAAATAAAAATAAATGGTAACGACCGTTTGTATGAAAACGTAGTTCGTCGTGAACTCCGCACTAAGCCCGGACAGCTTTTCAGCAAAGAGGATCTGCAAAGATCTATGCGTGAAATCTCTCAGATGGGACACTTTAACCCTGAAACTATTAAACCAGATATCCAGCCGGATCAAACAAACGGAACTGTAGATATCGCATATAATCTGGAATCTAAAGCAAATGACCAGGTTGAATTCTCTGCTGGTTGGGGACAAACAGGTGTAATCGGTAAATTAAGCCTAAAATTCACCAATTTCTCTTTTGCAAATCTTTTCCATCCAGGAGATAACTACAGAGGTATCCTGCCACAAGGAGACGGTCAGACTTTAACTGTTAGTGGTCAGACAAACGGTACTTACTATCAATCATATAGTGTCTCTTTCTTTGATCCCTGGTTTGGAGGAAAACGTCCAAACTCGTTCTCTGTATCGGCATTCTATTCAAAGCAAACAGATCTTAACAGCAGCTATTATAATTCAACTTATGCAAATAGTTATTACAATAGCCTTTATAGTGGATATGGAGGATACGGAAGCTACGGAAACAATGGCAATGTTTCAAGTGCATATGACCCAAGTAAATCAATTCAGATGTATGGACTCTCTGTTGGTTGGGGAAAGCGTTTAAGATGGCCGGATGACTATTTCACACTCTCTTCAGAATTATCTTACCAGAAATACATTCTTAAAGACTGGCAGTATTTTCCTGTGACAAATGGAAACTGCAACAACATCAGCTTGAGTCTGACACTTGCCAGAAGCTCTTCTGATAATCCAATTTATCCTCGTCGTGGCTCTGAATTTTCTTTGTCAGTACAGGCAACCCCTCCTTACTCTATGGTTGATGGGGTAAATTATAGCTCTTACAACCAGAACAATGTAAACGACAGGAACAAGATGTTCAAGTGGGTTGAATATCACAAATGGAAGTTCAAATCAAAAACATTTACCGCACTTACTGACGGAGCAAAATGCCCGGTATTGATGACCAGAGCTGATTTTGGTTTCTTAGGGCATTATAATGTGAACAAAAAATCACCTTTTGAGACATTTGATATGGGTGGCGACGGTATGACCGGTTATTCAACTTATGCAACTGAAAGTGTAGCATTACGTGGTTATGAGAACAACTCATTAACACCTACTGGTTTGGCCGGTTATGCTTATACTCGTTTAGGACTTGAGTTAAGATACCCGCTTATGTTGGAATCTTCTACAAGTATCTACGCATTAAGTTTTGTTGAAGCTGGTAATGCTTGGCACGATATTAAGAATTTCAATCCATTTGATCTGAAACGTTCAGCAGGTGTCGGTGTTCGTATCTTCTTACCAATGATTGGTATGATGGGTATTGACTGGGCATATGGATTCGATAAGGTCTTTGGTTCAAAACAATACGGAGGAAGCCAATTCCACTTTATATTAGGACAAGAATTCTAA
- a CDS encoding OmpH family outer membrane protein, which produces MKKSILLSMLLFVLSIAANAQKFALIDMEYILKNIPAYERANEQLNQISKRWQSEVETLSKEAETSYKNYQSEAVFLSAEQKTKKENEIVEKEKAAGELKRKYFGPEGELYKKRESLIKPIQDEIYNAVKGIAETKGYSAIIDRASATSIIFASPQIDISNDVLSKLGYSN; this is translated from the coding sequence ATGAAAAAGTCTATTCTTTTATCAATGCTGCTATTCGTATTATCAATAGCTGCTAATGCGCAAAAGTTCGCTTTAATTGACATGGAATATATTTTAAAGAATATTCCTGCATATGAAAGAGCAAACGAGCAATTGAATCAGATCTCTAAAAGATGGCAAAGCGAAGTAGAGACTTTATCTAAAGAGGCAGAAACGTCATATAAGAATTACCAATCTGAAGCTGTTTTTCTTTCTGCAGAGCAAAAAACAAAAAAAGAGAATGAGATCGTAGAAAAAGAAAAAGCAGCCGGAGAGTTGAAACGTAAGTATTTTGGTCCGGAAGGTGAACTCTACAAGAAGCGCGAAAGCTTGATTAAACCTATTCAGGATGAAATCTATAATGCTGTAAAAGGAATTGCTGAAACAAAGGGTTACTCAGCTATTATAGACAGAGCATCGGCTACGAGCATTATTTTTGCTTCACCGCAAATTGACATAAGTAATGATGTTCTTTCAAAATTAGGATATTCAAATTAA
- a CDS encoding OmpH family outer membrane protein, translated as MLKKIALVLLFALPVGAFAQTFKFGHMKFSDIITVMPEYIKAQSELQALQKQYTSEIKRTSDEFNKKYAEFVAAKDTLPQNISERRQKELQDMSQRGQEYEQEAQQQLQKAQEEKTAPIFKKLEDAISAVGQAEGYTYIFDVSNKTTIPFVNDKMSIDVTPAIKAKLGIK; from the coding sequence ATGCTTAAAAAAATTGCTTTAGTATTATTATTTGCTCTCCCTGTGGGAGCATTTGCTCAGACATTTAAGTTTGGCCACATGAAATTTTCTGATATTATTACTGTTATGCCTGAATATATCAAGGCACAAAGTGAATTGCAGGCATTGCAAAAACAATATACCAGCGAAATTAAAAGAACATCAGATGAGTTTAACAAGAAATATGCTGAATTTGTAGCTGCAAAAGACACTCTTCCACAAAACATCTCAGAGAGAAGACAAAAAGAGTTGCAAGATATGTCACAGAGAGGTCAGGAATATGAGCAGGAAGCACAACAACAATTGCAAAAAGCTCAGGAAGAAAAGACTGCTCCAATCTTTAAAAAATTAGAAGATGCAATCTCAGCAGTTGGGCAAGCAGAAGGATACACATATATCTTTGATGTAAGCAACAAAACAACTATTCCTTTCGTTAATGATAAAATGAGCATTGATGTTACTCCAGCTATCAAGGCTAAATTAGGAATTAAATAA
- the murI gene encoding glutamate racemase, protein MKKELSKTAGAIGIFDSGYGGLTILNQIKQTMPEYDYIYLGDNARTPYGTRSFEIVYEFTLQAVNKLFEMGCHLVILACNTASAKALRSIQINDLPKIDPNRRVLGVIRPTVECIGSVTHSKHVGVLATSGTIISGSYPLEIHKLYPDIVVSGEACPMWVPLVENKEYDSPGADYFVKQHIDNLLKKDPEIDTIILGCTHYPLLLSKISQYLPKGISVVSQGEYVAKSLKDYLRRHPEIDKLCTRNGECKFLTTESEIKFSESASTFLNQAISVQKVIIE, encoded by the coding sequence ATGAAAAAAGAATTATCAAAAACAGCAGGTGCTATCGGAATCTTTGATTCCGGATATGGTGGATTAACTATTTTAAATCAGATCAAGCAAACCATGCCTGAATATGATTACATCTATTTAGGTGATAATGCAAGAACACCTTACGGAACACGTTCCTTTGAAATTGTTTATGAGTTTACTCTACAAGCCGTAAATAAACTTTTTGAGATGGGGTGTCATCTGGTAATTCTTGCCTGCAATACCGCATCGGCAAAAGCATTACGAAGCATTCAAATCAATGATTTACCCAAAATTGATCCTAATCGCAGGGTTTTAGGTGTTATTCGTCCCACTGTTGAATGCATAGGAAGTGTCACTCATTCCAAACACGTAGGCGTTCTTGCTACCTCCGGAACAATAATATCTGGTTCCTATCCTTTAGAAATTCACAAACTCTACCCAGACATTGTAGTAAGTGGAGAAGCCTGTCCTATGTGGGTTCCCCTAGTAGAAAATAAAGAATATGATTCCCCTGGAGCCGACTATTTTGTAAAGCAGCACATTGATAACCTGCTAAAAAAAGATCCTGAGATTGATACCATAATTCTTGGTTGTACCCATTATCCACTGCTTTTATCTAAGATTAGTCAATACCTCCCTAAAGGGATTTCTGTTGTTTCACAAGGAGAATACGTAGCTAAAAGTTTAAAGGATTATTTAAGACGACATCCTGAAATAGATAAGCTATGCACCAGAAATGGAGAATGTAAATTCTTAACCACAGAATCAGAAATAAAATTTTCCGAGTCAGCCTCAACATTTCTTAATCAAGCCATATCAGTTCAAAAGGTTATTATTGAGTAA
- a CDS encoding FtsX-like permease family protein: protein MNFPFYIAKRYLFSKKSHNAINIISAISVCGVALATLALVCTLSVFNGFQNMVASFFTAFDPEIKITVAEGKTFDANDSRIQKIRSMKDVSVFTETLEENAMVQYKGRQAMAVIKGVQDNFEQLTQIDSILYGNGRFILHDSIVNYCVMGIELVSKLSSGVQFVDPLEVYAPIRNAKVNMGNPAASFNMQYLYSPGVVFVVKQQKYDGSYILTSLDFARKLFHYTTEASAIELKLKPNADVDKVKNEMRQILGSSFVVKDRYEQQADVFRIMEIEKLISYIFLTFILMIACFNVIGSLSMLIIDKKKDVETLRNLGADDKLIARIFLFEGRMISMIGAVIGIVLGLALCYIQQKYGIISLGETQGTFVVDAYPVSVRLSDVLLVFVTVLVVGFLSVWYPVRYLSKRLLLK, encoded by the coding sequence GTGAATTTTCCCTTTTATATAGCCAAGCGTTATCTCTTTTCTAAAAAGTCTCACAACGCAATCAATATTATTTCCGCAATATCTGTTTGTGGAGTAGCTCTTGCTACGCTTGCTTTAGTGTGTACACTCTCTGTTTTTAATGGTTTTCAGAATATGGTTGCTTCTTTTTTTACGGCTTTTGATCCGGAAATTAAGATAACTGTAGCTGAGGGAAAGACTTTTGATGCAAATGATAGCCGTATTCAGAAGATACGTTCCATGAAAGATGTTTCTGTATTTACTGAGACACTTGAAGAAAATGCCATGGTTCAATACAAAGGTCGTCAGGCGATGGCTGTAATAAAGGGTGTGCAAGATAACTTTGAACAATTGACCCAAATTGATAGTATCCTTTATGGTAATGGGAGGTTTATTCTTCACGATTCCATAGTGAACTATTGTGTAATGGGCATTGAACTGGTCTCTAAACTAAGTTCTGGAGTGCAGTTTGTTGATCCGCTTGAGGTGTATGCTCCCATCCGGAATGCAAAGGTTAACATGGGAAATCCTGCTGCCTCTTTTAATATGCAGTACCTTTATTCGCCGGGAGTTGTTTTTGTTGTAAAACAACAAAAATATGATGGCTCGTATATTCTTACTTCTCTTGATTTTGCACGGAAACTTTTTCATTATACGACTGAGGCATCTGCTATTGAGCTAAAGTTAAAACCAAATGCGGATGTGGATAAAGTAAAGAATGAGATGAGACAAATTCTGGGCAGTTCATTCGTTGTAAAAGATCGGTACGAGCAGCAGGCAGATGTGTTTCGTATTATGGAAATAGAAAAGTTGATTTCCTATATTTTTCTGACGTTTATTCTGATGATAGCCTGTTTTAATGTTATCGGATCGCTTTCAATGCTTATTATTGATAAGAAAAAGGATGTTGAGACACTTCGGAATCTAGGTGCTGACGATAAACTGATTGCACGGATATTCCTTTTTGAAGGAAGGATGATTTCTATGATTGGAGCCGTAATTGGTATCGTTTTAGGATTAGCTCTTTGCTATATTCAACAGAAATACGGAATTATTTCTTTAGGTGAAACACAAGGTACATTTGTTGTTGATGCCTATCCGGTAAGTGTCCGTCTGTCTGACGTGCTGCTCGTATTTGTAACAGTACTGGTTGTAGGATTCCTCTCTGTATGGTATCCTGTCCGTTATTTAAGTAAACGCTTACTTCTGAAGTAA
- the rbfA gene encoding 30S ribosome-binding factor RbfA has protein sequence METTRQNKIARLLQKELSDIFLLQTKAMKGILVSVSAVRISPDMSIARVYLSIFPSDKGEELVKNINDNMKSIRFELGTRVRHQLRIIPELKFFVDDSLDYIEKIDSLLK, from the coding sequence ATGGAAACAACCAGACAAAATAAAATCGCACGTCTGCTTCAAAAGGAGCTAAGTGATATTTTCCTGTTACAGACAAAAGCAATGAAGGGTATACTGGTCTCGGTCAGTGCAGTTAGGATTAGCCCGGATATGAGTATTGCACGTGTTTATTTGAGTATTTTCCCTTCTGACAAAGGAGAAGAATTAGTTAAAAACATCAATGATAACATGAAGTCTATTCGTTTTGAGTTAGGCACTCGTGTACGTCATCAGCTAAGGATTATTCCTGAACTGAAGTTCTTTGTTGATGATTCCCTTGATTATATTGAGAAAATAGACTCTTTGCTTAAATAA
- a CDS encoding O-methyltransferase, with product MNAYDESLEQYILNHIDGEGDYLRALYRDTHVKLMRPRMASGHLQGRMLKMFVEMIRPKQILEIGTYSGYSAICLAEGLKEGGMLHTFEINDEQEDFTRPWLENSPVADRIKFYIGDALQLLPSMDITFDLAFVDGDKRKYIEYYEMVLPKLSDGGYLIADNTLWDGHVLEEPRSNDYQTIGIKKFNDYVALDQRVEKVILPLRDGLTIIRKK from the coding sequence ATGAATGCCTACGACGAATCATTAGAGCAATACATTCTTAACCATATTGATGGCGAAGGTGATTATCTTCGTGCTCTTTATAGGGATACTCATGTGAAACTAATGAGACCAAGAATGGCTTCAGGACATTTACAGGGTAGAATGCTGAAGATGTTTGTAGAGATGATTCGTCCCAAACAAATATTAGAAATCGGAACTTATAGCGGATATTCTGCAATTTGCCTGGCTGAAGGCTTGAAAGAAGGAGGGATGCTTCATACATTTGAGATAAATGATGAGCAAGAGGATTTTACCCGCCCTTGGCTTGAAAATTCTCCGGTAGCAGATAGAATTAAGTTTTATATAGGTGATGCCTTGCAGCTTCTTCCTTCTATGGATATTACGTTTGATCTGGCTTTTGTTGATGGGGACAAACGAAAATACATTGAATATTATGAGATGGTTCTTCCTAAATTATCTGATGGAGGATATCTCATAGCTGATAATACTTTGTGGGATGGACATGTGCTGGAAGAACCTCGTAGTAATGATTATCAGACAATAGGCATAAAGAAGTTTAATGATTATGTGGCGCTTGATCAGAGAGTGGAGAAAGTGATTTTACCATTGAGAGATGGATTAACTATTATCAGAAAAAAATAA